The Desulfomicrobium macestii genome includes the window GATGAGAGCGTTCTCAAGGATCTTCATCAGCTTGTCCTGCGAGGACTCGACAACGAAGCCGGGCGTTATCGCGGCTGCAACGTCATTATCTCTGGCGCAGGGCATACGCCGCCTGATCATCTCCATGTCGGCGAACGCATGCAGCGCTTCTTCGACTGGTACCGTGGCGATGCACAGAGCCTTCATCCTGTGGAAAGGGCTGCCAGGGTACATGCCGACCTGGTCATCATTCATCCCTTTCGGGACGGCAACGGCAGAACTTCCAAGCTCGCCATGAATCTGGAACTCATGCGGGCAGGATTCCGACCGCCATCGTCCCGGTGGAGGATCGGCTCGCGTATTTCCAGAATCTGGACAAGGCGGGGAAGGACGCGGGTTACGGTCCATTCGTCCAGCAGCTTGGTCAACTGGTCGAGCAGAGTTTCGAGCCCTATTGGTATCTGCTCGGCTTAGCCTAGCCTTTAAACACAACAG containing:
- a CDS encoding Fic family protein, yielding MHHDAFATLVALKSTLDDHLPLAPGLLRNLRKDMVLRYTYHSNAIEGNALTLTETKVVLEDGLTIGGKLLRHHLEAVNHADAITHLENLAKENVLLDESVLKDLHQLVLRGLDNEAGRYRGCNVIISGAGHTPPDHLHVGERMQRFFDWYRGDAQSLHPVERAARVHADLVIIHPFRDGNGRTSKLAMNLELMRAGFRPPSSRWRIGSRISRIWTRRGRTRVTVHSSSSLVNWSSRVSSPIGICSA